In Patagioenas fasciata isolate bPatFas1 chromosome 2, bPatFas1.hap1, whole genome shotgun sequence, a single window of DNA contains:
- the ABRA gene encoding actin-binding Rho-activating protein, translated as MAADSNTAPEEKPSSTPAKRAVHKIRMASLVFSLAQGWQQWVSDHHVKQAQEPSGWVPSAEDSSTQPIQERPFEKWPNPCVKRDQGKDDEKSSAKESVTDAEKNARESDEALKKFSIKSKEVTKTVVSKAYERGGDVSLLSGRYENNNSNSETSKLTEESSAIDKTLSGKLSPTIRRKCSNVVSELTKGWKQMEHEDKEAAKEVLLLKCRGDSVDTVDSGYGEADDKLEQEDSDQEVTAVRIKRPAPSFASRFREEARARAHRKQGPINSLKDRWQEWADQHIITQKLNPFSEEFDHELAMSTRLRKGDEGYGRPKEGTKTAERAKRAEAHIHREIRDMCFIIESMAKPRPDGKIQVTFGELFDRYVRISDKVVGILMRARKHGLVDFEGEMLWQGRDDNVIITLLK; from the exons ATGGCAGCAGACAGCAACACAGCTCCTGAAGAAAAGCCAAGCTCCACTCCTGCGAAAAGGGCTGTCCACAAGATCCGAATGGCCAGCCTGGTCTTCAGCTTGGCACAAGGTTGGCAGCAGTGGGTGTCTGACCACCACGTAAAGCAAGCCCAGGAGCCCTCTGGATGGGTCCCTTCAGCAGAAGACTCATCAACTCAGCCTATACAGGAAAGACCCTTCGAAAAATGGCCAAATCCATGTGTCAAAAGGGACCAAGGAAAAGACGATGAAAAATCCTCAGCAAAGGAATCAGTGACAGATGCTGAAAAAAATGCAAGGGAATCAGATGAAGCCCTCAAAAAATTCAGCATTAAAAGTAAAGAGGTGACCAAAACAGTTGTTAGCAAAGCCTACGAACGAGGAGGTGATGTTAGCCTCCTCAGTGGAAGATATGAGAACAACAATAGTAACTCAGAGACGAGTAAGCTTACAGAAGAATCAAGCGCTATTGACAAAACTCTAAGTGGCAAATTATCTCCAACCATAAGAAGAAAGTGTTCAAATGTGGTATCGGAGCTGACTAAAGGCTGGAAACAGATGGAACACGAGGACAAAGAGGCGGCTAAGGAAGTCCTGCTCCTTAAGTGTCGTGGTGACAGCGTGGATACAGTGGACAGTGGCTATGGGGAAGCAGACGACAAACTCGAGCAAGAAGACAGCGACCAAGAGGTGACAGCTGTGAGGATTAAACGACCTGCACCATCTTT tgcaaGCAGGTTCAGGGAAGAAGCACGCGCCAGAGCCCACAGGAAACAAGGCCCCATCAACAGCCTGAAGGACCGATGGCAAGAATGGGCCGACCAGCACATCATAACACAGAAGCTGAATCCCTTCAGCGAGGAATTTGACCACGAGCTGGCCATGTCCACTCGCCTGCGCAAAGGAGATGAAGGCTACGGCCGTCCAAAGGAAGGAACCAAAACTGCTGAAAGAGCCAAGAGAGCCGAGGCCCACATCCACCGGGAGATCAGGGACATGTGCTTCATCATCGAATCCATGGCTAAGCCACGGCCCGACGGCAAGATCCAAGTCACTTTTGGAGAACTCTTTGACAGATACGTTCGTATTTCAGATAAGGTTGTTGGGATTCTCATGAGAGCCAGGAAACATGGGTTGGTGGACTTTGAGGGAGAAATGTTATGGCAAGGAAGGGATGATAATGTCATAATTACTTTATTAAAATAA